TCCGTACCGAGTTTTTGACCTCAACCCAGGGTTCTGGTTTGATGTTCAGCGTGTTCGATCACTACGGTCCTTCCAAGGGCGGTGATTACGGTCAGCGCAAGAACGGCGTGTTGATCTGTAATGCGGCTGGTAAGGCGCTGACCAATGCGCTGTATAACCTGCAGGATCGTGGTCGTCTGTTCCTGGGTCACGGTGACGAAGTTTACGAAGGCATGTTGGCGGGTATTCATTCTCGCGACAACGACCTGGTTGTTAACGTGCTCAAAGGCAAGCAGTTGACCAACGTGCGTGCTTCCGGTTCTGACGAGGCGCAAGTATTGACGCCACCAATCAGACACACACTGGAACAGGCGTTGGAATTTATCGATGACGACGAGCTGGTGGAAGTAACACCAAATCACATTCGTCTGCGCAAGAAAGTGCTGACCGAATCTGATCGTAAGCGCCTGTCTCGTTCCGAGAAATAAGCGGCGGATAACGCTAAAAAAGGCCGGTTTATACCGGCCTTTTTTATTGCGTGGCGTTTTGCATCGAGCTGCGGATATTTTCCAGTTTGTCTTGCAGCTTTGAAATCAGGTCAAAGTTTTTCGTGGTGTGTTGCTGCATTTCGTTGACGATGCTGCGGATGGTGTCTTCCTGGGATTCGCTCAGGCCAAGCTGGGTCAGCATGGCTTCTTCCAGTTCCGCTGACATGTGGCTGATGGCGCGACTGCTGTCATTTTGCACCGCACCGAAGGTGCGATTGACCTCGTTGATCGCATTATTGACGGCATTGATTAGCTGATCCTTGCTCTGCAGTTTGCTGTGCGAGTTAAGCAGCTTGGCGGCAGCATCAATCGCGTGGCACAAATTGGCCAGCAGATCCTTGAGCAGGCCGTATTGATCTGGCTGGTCGGTGGGCATGTTTTTTACCAGCAGTGAAAACGCATCATGGTTGATGATGGTTCGTCGGTCAAAATCAAAAAATCGACTTTTGCTGCGACTGAGTTCAACCACATTGGATTCCAGAGGTGAAACCGGACCGCTGCTGCCAAAATCGAGAATGCCGTTGGGCGTGTGAAACTGCAGATTGCATTTTAGTCCCAGCGACGTGGTGACGTTGAATGCATTTTCGGCCAGTTGTTGATAATCGGCAGCTTGCAATGCCGATTGCAAAAACTGCAAGATGTTGCCCAGATGGCTGGTATAGGTCATGGCCTGGAAGGCGACCTGCGTTGAATCCTTGAGCTGCTGGCTTAAATTGTTTTTTTGTAGTTTGGTATCGATGATGTGCTGAATTTTGACAACTGCAACGGCCATGCTGATGGGCTTGTCGATGTAGTCATCACCGCCAACACCAAAGCCTTTTAGCCGTTCTTCCAGTGAGGTCAGTGCGGATAAAAACACGAATGGAAGATGTTGCAGTTGGGCATCGTCACGCACGCGTTGGCATAGCATATAGCCGTTGAGCACGGGCATTTGCACGTCGGAGACAATGGCCTGAATGCCGTGATCGCTTTGCAGCAATTGCCAGGCGAGCTCACCATTGCTGGCGGATATGGGCTCATAGCCAATGTCGTGCAGC
This DNA window, taken from Gammaproteobacteria bacterium, encodes the following:
- a CDS encoding response regulator — its product is MNEKIKILLVDDDPDITNVLSLVLHDIGYEPISASNGELAWQLLQSDHGIQAIVSDVQMPVLNGYMLCQRVRDDAQLQHLPFVFLSALTSLEERLKGFGVGGDDYIDKPISMAVAVVKIQHIIDTKLQKNNLSQQLKDSTQVAFQAMTYTSHLGNILQFLQSALQAADYQQLAENAFNVTTSLGLKCNLQFHTPNGILDFGSSGPVSPLESNVVELSRSKSRFFDFDRRTIINHDAFSLLVKNMPTDQPDQYGLLKDLLANLCHAIDAAAKLLNSHSKLQSKDQLINAVNNAINEVNRTFGAVQNDSSRAISHMSAELEEAMLTQLGLSESQEDTIRSIVNEMQQHTTKNFDLISKLQDKLENIRSSMQNATQ